The following coding sequences lie in one Pseudomonadota bacterium genomic window:
- a CDS encoding exodeoxyribonuclease VII small subunit, translating to MVERRSFEQAMGDLEGVVKRLEGGELTLDESLAAFEKGIKLARECEAGLAEAKGKIEQLIRNSQGDIKAAPLDVK from the coding sequence ATGGTCGAGAGACGCAGCTTCGAGCAGGCGATGGGGGATCTCGAGGGCGTGGTGAAGAGGCTCGAAGGGGGGGAGCTCACCCTCGACGAGTCGCTGGCCGCGTTCGAGAAGGGGATAAAGCTCGCGCGCGAGTGCGAGGCCGGCCTCGCCGAGGCCAAGGGCAAGATCGAGCAGCTCATCAGGAATTCGCAGGGCGATATCAAGGCGGCACCGTTGGATGTCAAATGA
- a CDS encoding polyprenyl synthetase family protein, whose translation MDLNFYLRERAGWLEAALTRSIQDESIPETLRRAMRYSLEAGGKRIRPILCFAGAEAAGGSADRVMPAAVALEMIHTFSLIHDDLPAMDDDSMRRGKPTSHKVFGEAVAILAGDGLIAEAFSVLSELKGGVDPRVLVEAIHDIASATGGRGMTGGQAIDIESTGAALCEADLARLHRYKTGALIRVSAVTGARLSGGTREQLDALGRYGECVGLAFQIADDILDVEGDQSEIGKDVGSDQAKGKSTYPAAIGIEAARGQARALVDQAVSAVAIFGEAAEPLRQIARYIVERKR comes from the coding sequence ATGGATCTCAACTTCTATCTGAGGGAACGGGCGGGCTGGCTCGAGGCGGCGCTCACACGCTCGATCCAGGACGAATCGATCCCCGAGACGCTGCGCCGCGCGATGCGCTACAGCCTCGAGGCGGGCGGGAAGAGGATTAGGCCCATACTCTGCTTCGCAGGCGCAGAGGCGGCGGGCGGCAGCGCGGACCGCGTGATGCCCGCGGCGGTTGCGCTCGAGATGATACACACGTTCTCCCTCATCCACGACGACCTGCCGGCCATGGACGACGACTCCATGCGGCGCGGCAAGCCCACGAGCCACAAGGTGTTCGGCGAGGCGGTTGCGATCCTCGCGGGCGACGGGCTCATCGCCGAGGCGTTCTCGGTCCTCTCGGAGCTCAAGGGGGGCGTGGACCCGCGGGTGCTCGTCGAGGCCATACACGACATCGCCTCCGCGACGGGAGGCCGCGGCATGACCGGCGGCCAGGCGATCGACATCGAGTCGACGGGGGCGGCGCTTTGCGAGGCCGATCTCGCGAGGCTGCACCGCTACAAGACCGGCGCTCTCATCAGGGTCTCGGCGGTCACAGGGGCGCGCCTCTCGGGCGGCACGCGTGAGCAGCTCGATGCGCTCGGCCGCTACGGCGAGTGCGTGGGGCTCGCGTTCCAGATCGCGGACGACATCCTCGACGTGGAGGGGGACCAGTCCGAGATCGGAAAGGACGTGGGCTCGGACCAGGCCAAGGGAAAGTCCACCTATCCGGCCGCCATCGGGATCGAGGCGGCGCGCGGGCAGGCCAGGGCGCTCGTCGACCAGGCGGTCTCGGCGGTCGCGATCTTCGGCGAGGCGGCCGAGCCGCTCAGGCAGATCGCGCGCTACATAGTGGAGCGAAAGAGATGA
- a CDS encoding YjbQ family protein: MKQHTTELRISTREPMEFIDITDEVKRAFSASGVTDGALTVFTRHTTTAVKVNERCDRLQQDMLDVLKGAVPARGWRHDEGTVDGRPNARGHLMSMFLNSSETIPVSGGSLALGGWQSVFLVELDGPRTERRVIVKVMGE; the protein is encoded by the coding sequence ATGAAACAGCACACGACCGAGTTGAGGATCTCCACGCGGGAGCCGATGGAGTTCATAGACATCACCGACGAGGTGAAGAGGGCGTTTTCCGCGAGCGGGGTGACCGACGGCGCGCTGACCGTCTTCACGAGGCACACAACGACCGCCGTGAAGGTCAACGAGCGCTGCGACAGGCTCCAGCAGGACATGCTCGATGTGCTGAAAGGGGCGGTGCCGGCGCGCGGCTGGCGACACGACGAGGGGACCGTTGACGGGAGGCCCAACGCGAGGGGGCATCTGATGTCGATGTTTCTCAACTCCTCCGAGACCATCCCGGTCTCCGGGGGGAGCCTCGCGCTGGGCGGCTGGCAGTCGGTCTTCCTGGTGGAGCTCGACGGCCCGCGCACGGAGCGCAGGGTGATAGTGAAAGTCATGGGTGAGTGA
- a CDS encoding ribulose 1,5-bisphosphate carboxylase encodes MNQQERQGFYADEGSLDRDSYLTFSYMMECAGSPREVAAELAREQSTAQWKRPGEDEDYRPRHAARVVSVEPVEESELSAFGARHPEGGRFSRARVRIAHPHGNFGPRLPNLLTAAMGEGAFFTPGVSSIKLLDIEFPDSFLANFRGPRHGTRGIRQILGVEGRPVFFGVVKPNVGLDPASFASIAKQAWLGGLDVAKDDEMLADPGYSPFEERTRLAGAARREAEQETGERKIFLANVTDEYDRMFALAEIAGRNGANALMLNVMAIGLSAVRSLASRTELPIVAHFDCIAPMSRHPHFGVSTALMTKLQRIAGCDAIIMPGFGARMMTPDEEVIANADAASAMLGSMAAALPVPGGSDWAGTLPAMYQKLRTADFGFVPGRGVFGHPDGPGAGAASLRQAWEAVVARVSIEDHARERRELARAVEAFGRGASGAQVSVRFPFEARGFTGAPLMFQRN; translated from the coding sequence ATGAACCAACAGGAGAGACAGGGTTTCTACGCCGACGAGGGTTCGCTCGACCGCGACTCCTATCTCACGTTCTCGTACATGATGGAGTGCGCAGGCTCCCCGCGCGAGGTCGCGGCTGAGCTCGCGCGCGAGCAGTCCACGGCTCAGTGGAAGAGGCCGGGCGAGGACGAGGACTACAGGCCGCGCCATGCGGCGCGCGTGGTCTCGGTGGAGCCGGTCGAGGAGTCGGAGCTCTCCGCGTTCGGCGCGAGGCATCCCGAGGGGGGGCGCTTCTCGCGCGCGAGGGTCCGCATCGCGCACCCGCACGGTAACTTCGGCCCCAGGCTGCCCAATCTCCTCACCGCCGCGATGGGCGAGGGCGCCTTCTTCACCCCCGGGGTGAGCTCGATCAAGCTCCTCGACATCGAGTTCCCCGATTCCTTCCTCGCGAATTTCAGGGGCCCGAGGCACGGGACCCGCGGCATCAGGCAGATCCTCGGCGTGGAGGGGAGGCCCGTCTTCTTCGGAGTGGTGAAGCCCAACGTGGGGCTCGACCCTGCGAGCTTCGCCTCGATCGCCAAGCAGGCCTGGCTCGGCGGACTGGACGTGGCCAAGGACGACGAGATGCTGGCCGACCCCGGCTACTCGCCGTTCGAGGAGCGCACGAGGCTCGCGGGCGCAGCGAGGCGCGAGGCGGAGCAGGAGACCGGCGAGCGCAAGATCTTTCTGGCCAACGTCACCGACGAGTACGACCGGATGTTCGCACTCGCCGAGATCGCCGGGAGGAACGGCGCGAACGCCCTCATGCTCAACGTGATGGCGATCGGGCTCTCCGCCGTGCGCTCGCTCGCATCGCGCACGGAGCTCCCGATAGTCGCGCACTTCGACTGCATAGCCCCGATGTCTCGTCATCCCCACTTCGGCGTCTCCACGGCGCTCATGACGAAGCTCCAGAGGATCGCCGGCTGCGACGCGATCATCATGCCCGGCTTCGGGGCCAGGATGATGACGCCGGACGAGGAGGTGATCGCCAACGCCGATGCGGCGAGCGCAATGCTCGGCTCTATGGCGGCGGCGCTGCCGGTTCCGGGCGGGAGCGACTGGGCCGGCACCTTGCCAGCGATGTACCAGAAACTGAGGACGGCCGACTTCGGGTTCGTCCCGGGCAGGGGCGTCTTCGGCCACCCGGACGGCCCCGGGGCAGGGGCCGCGAGCCTCAGGCAGGCCTGGGAGGCTGTGGTGGCCCGCGTCTCGATCGAGGATCACGCGCGAGAGAGGCGGGAGCTCGCGCGCGCCGTCGAGGCGTTCGGCAGGGGGGCCTCGGGCGCGCAGGTGTCGGTCCGTTTCCCTTTCGAGGCCCGCGGGTTCACCGGCGCGCCGCTCATGTTCCAGCGCAACTAG
- a CDS encoding GTPase produces MTKKRVLIMGAAGRDFHNFNTYFRGNPDYEVVAFTATQIPNIEGRRYPRELAGPDYPRGIPIHPEEELTNIIMKQSVDLVVFSYSDVSHEYVMQKGSQVLAAGANYMLLAPNFTQIKAKVPVISVCAIRTGCGKSQTSRKLVELLKARGKRVVAIRHPMPYGDLAEQAVQRFASYEDMDRHSCTIEEREEYEPYVDKGLVVYAGVDYEAIVRQAEKEADVIIWDGGNNDMPFVVPDLEITVLDPLRPGHERSYYPGETNFLTADVLVINKYEQASAEQLNTVMQNVRHCNPGAKIIKGASRISVDDPAGVKGKTVLVIEDGPTLTHGGMSYGAGMVAADEFEAAEIVDPRPYAVGSIQEAYGKFPNLGKLIPALGYYEDQLADLEASIRATPCDLVLIGSPIDIRRVIDVDKPSMRVRYDLEEIGEPTLDTVLDEFLKR; encoded by the coding sequence ATGACGAAGAAGAGGGTCCTCATCATGGGCGCAGCCGGCCGAGACTTCCACAACTTCAACACCTACTTCCGCGGCAACCCGGACTACGAGGTCGTGGCCTTCACCGCGACCCAGATACCCAACATCGAGGGCAGGCGATACCCCCGCGAGCTCGCCGGGCCGGACTACCCGAGGGGCATCCCCATCCATCCCGAGGAGGAGCTCACAAACATCATAATGAAGCAGAGCGTCGACCTCGTCGTGTTCTCCTACAGCGACGTTTCGCACGAGTACGTCATGCAGAAGGGCTCGCAGGTGCTCGCGGCGGGCGCCAACTACATGCTGCTCGCTCCCAACTTCACGCAGATAAAGGCCAAGGTGCCTGTGATCTCCGTGTGCGCGATCCGCACCGGGTGCGGCAAGAGCCAGACCTCCCGCAAGCTCGTTGAGCTCCTCAAGGCCCGCGGAAAGCGCGTGGTCGCGATACGCCATCCGATGCCGTACGGCGACCTCGCCGAGCAGGCGGTGCAGCGCTTCGCCTCGTACGAGGACATGGACCGGCACAGCTGCACCATCGAGGAGCGCGAGGAGTACGAGCCGTACGTCGACAAGGGGCTGGTGGTATACGCCGGCGTCGACTACGAGGCGATCGTCCGGCAGGCCGAGAAGGAAGCGGACGTCATCATCTGGGACGGCGGCAACAACGACATGCCGTTCGTCGTCCCGGACCTCGAGATAACGGTCCTCGACCCGCTGCGCCCGGGGCACGAGCGCAGCTACTACCCGGGCGAGACCAACTTCCTCACCGCGGACGTGCTGGTCATCAACAAGTACGAGCAGGCCAGCGCCGAGCAGCTCAACACGGTGATGCAGAACGTGCGGCACTGCAACCCCGGCGCGAAGATCATCAAGGGCGCATCGCGCATCTCGGTCGACGACCCGGCCGGCGTGAAGGGCAAGACCGTCCTCGTGATCGAGGACGGTCCGACGCTGACCCACGGCGGCATGAGCTACGGCGCCGGCATGGTGGCTGCCGACGAGTTCGAGGCCGCCGAGATAGTGGACCCCAGGCCCTACGCCGTGGGCTCGATACAGGAAGCCTACGGAAAGTTCCCCAACCTGGGCAAGCTCATCCCCGCGCTCGGCTACTACGAGGACCAGCTCGCGGACCTCGAGGCCTCCATCAGGGCCACGCCGTGCGACCTGGTCCTCATCGGCAGCCCCATCGACATAAGGCGCGTGATAGATGTGGACAAGCCGTCGATGCGCGTGCGCTACGACCTGGAGGAGATCGGCGAGCCGACCCTCGACACCGTGCTGGACGAGTTTTTGAAGAGGTGA
- a CDS encoding 6-phosphofructokinase yields the protein MPIKRAGVLTGGGDCPGLNAAVRAITRKGILDYSWEVIGIQDGYEGLIEGQARPLTSDDVANILPRGGTILGTSNKASPFDLRDGKEVETERTKKALANIDRWGLDALFCIGGDGTLTIAAKLAELWPNVIGLPKTIDNDLRCTDQTFGFDTACAFVTDALDRLHTTADAHHRVMVVEVMGRYAGWIALEGGLAGGGDVILIPEMPFSRQKVISAIEERSARGKRSSIVVVSEGAHAAGEKHVVDSVVSDSPDPIRLGGIGKHVATFIEEGTGHESRVAVLGHMQRGGSPSFYDRVLATGCGTRAAELAAEGMFGNMVALRGKDLVPVPLGEATCSLKLVTPDHRLVTTAKAVGASFGI from the coding sequence ATGCCGATAAAGAGAGCGGGGGTGCTCACCGGAGGCGGCGACTGCCCGGGGCTGAACGCCGCGGTGCGCGCCATCACGAGGAAGGGGATCCTGGACTATTCGTGGGAGGTGATCGGCATCCAGGACGGCTACGAGGGGCTGATCGAAGGCCAGGCGAGGCCGCTCACGTCCGACGACGTGGCCAACATACTCCCGCGCGGCGGCACCATCCTCGGCACATCGAACAAGGCGAGTCCCTTCGACCTCAGGGACGGCAAAGAGGTCGAGACGGAGCGCACGAAGAAGGCGCTGGCCAACATCGACAGATGGGGGCTGGACGCGCTCTTCTGCATAGGCGGAGACGGCACGCTCACCATAGCGGCGAAGCTGGCGGAGCTGTGGCCCAACGTGATCGGTCTGCCCAAGACCATAGACAACGACCTCCGGTGCACCGACCAGACCTTCGGCTTCGACACGGCGTGCGCATTCGTCACGGACGCGCTGGACCGCCTCCACACGACGGCCGACGCCCATCACAGGGTGATGGTCGTCGAGGTCATGGGCCGCTACGCGGGATGGATCGCCCTCGAGGGAGGGCTCGCGGGCGGAGGCGACGTCATACTGATCCCAGAGATGCCGTTCTCCAGGCAGAAGGTCATATCGGCCATCGAGGAGCGCTCGGCCAGGGGCAAGCGCTCCAGCATCGTGGTGGTCTCCGAGGGGGCGCACGCGGCGGGCGAAAAACACGTCGTCGATTCCGTTGTCAGCGACAGCCCGGACCCGATCCGCCTCGGCGGAATAGGCAAACACGTGGCGACTTTTATCGAGGAAGGAACCGGCCACGAGTCCAGGGTCGCGGTGCTCGGGCACATGCAGCGCGGCGGCTCCCCATCGTTCTACGATCGCGTTCTCGCCACCGGCTGCGGGACCAGGGCCGCAGAGCTCGCGGCGGAGGGGATGTTCGGCAACATGGTCGCGCTCAGGGGCAAGGACCTGGTCCCGGTCCCCCTCGGCGAGGCGACATGCAGCCTCAAGCTCGTAACGCCCGACCACCGGCTCGTCACGACCGCGAAGGCCGTGGGGGCATCGTTCGGAATCTGA
- a CDS encoding slipin family protein — protein sequence MTVSPMGIFIAFIALYLLSCVKILKEYERGVIFRLGRLLPKPKGPGIIFVFKPIDKMVRVGLRTVTLDVPPQDIITRDNVSVQVNAVVYFRVMDANKAIVEVENYAFATSQMAQTTLRSVIGQRELDALLSEREQINDNIQEILDKQTDPWGIKVSNVEVKHVDLTEELKRAMARQAEAERERRAKIINAEGEQQAAEKLVQAAAMMKDHPMALQMRYLQTLVDIASGNNSTTVFPIPIDMVKMFMDSRKG from the coding sequence ATGACCGTATCCCCGATGGGCATTTTCATAGCGTTCATAGCGCTGTACCTGCTCTCCTGCGTGAAGATCCTCAAGGAGTACGAGCGGGGCGTGATCTTCCGGCTCGGGAGGCTCCTGCCGAAACCCAAGGGGCCGGGGATCATCTTCGTGTTCAAGCCGATCGACAAGATGGTGAGGGTGGGGCTGCGCACAGTGACGCTCGACGTCCCGCCTCAGGACATCATCACCAGGGACAACGTCTCCGTGCAGGTCAACGCGGTGGTCTACTTCCGCGTGATGGACGCCAACAAGGCGATCGTGGAGGTCGAGAACTACGCCTTCGCGACCAGCCAGATGGCCCAGACCACGCTCCGCAGCGTAATCGGCCAGCGCGAGCTCGACGCACTGCTCTCCGAGCGCGAGCAGATAAACGACAACATACAGGAGATCCTGGACAAGCAGACCGACCCGTGGGGCATCAAGGTCTCCAACGTGGAGGTCAAGCACGTGGATTTGACCGAGGAGCTCAAGAGGGCCATGGCCCGCCAGGCCGAGGCGGAGCGCGAGCGCAGGGCCAAGATAATCAACGCCGAGGGGGAGCAGCAGGCGGCGGAGAAGCTCGTGCAGGCGGCGGCCATGATGAAGGATCACCCCATGGCGCTGCAGATGCGCTACCTTCAGACACTGGTCGACATAGCCAGCGGGAACAACTCGACCACGGTCTTCCCGATACCGATAGACATGGTGAAGATGTTCATGGACAGCCGCAAGGGCTGA
- a CDS encoding nodulation protein NfeD, which translates to MRIFGRTALPLIVLTLALFSGALAETKGEIFRAVLDDEIINPPTAEYITAAIDEAEARGAACLIIEIDTPGGLLASTRTIVKRIMNSSVPIVAYVSPRGARAGSAGVFITLSADVAAMAPSTNIGAAHPVQIGEKPKPREGLSRLIDRLIGPDEKGDEPKAEPMEDKILQDTTAWAEALARERGRNAQWAVKAVTESASITAEKALSLGVIDLVAENSEELLRKIDGRTVEIAGESLRLATAGRQIVDIPKDLRQRLLAALAHPNVAYVLLMLGFYGLLFEFTTPGVGFPGIAGAICLVLSFFGLQVLPTSYAGLALIAIGVAMFIAEVKVTSYGMLTLGGLVSLLAGSLMLFKSPHDFMRVSVPLAAAFGLSTLAVVAFLGWLVARSRRPRASTGTEGMAGATGQVRSWSGGRGKVFVHGEIWEATGPIRLAPGDSVLVVRADGMALEVKASEKPTTKEER; encoded by the coding sequence ATGCGCATCTTTGGAAGGACCGCACTGCCGCTAATTGTTTTGACCCTCGCCCTCTTCAGCGGGGCCCTTGCAGAAACCAAGGGTGAGATCTTTCGGGCGGTCCTCGACGACGAGATCATAAACCCGCCCACAGCGGAGTACATCACCGCCGCGATAGACGAGGCGGAGGCAAGGGGCGCTGCCTGCCTCATAATCGAGATCGACACGCCGGGCGGGCTGCTCGCATCCACGAGGACCATCGTGAAGAGGATCATGAACTCCAGCGTCCCGATCGTGGCCTACGTGTCGCCGAGGGGCGCGCGCGCCGGCTCGGCCGGGGTCTTCATCACGCTCTCGGCCGACGTGGCCGCGATGGCGCCCTCCACGAACATCGGCGCAGCCCACCCTGTGCAGATCGGCGAAAAACCGAAGCCCAGGGAGGGGCTCTCGAGGCTGATCGACAGGCTCATCGGCCCCGATGAGAAGGGGGACGAGCCGAAGGCGGAGCCGATGGAGGACAAGATCCTGCAGGACACCACCGCCTGGGCCGAGGCCCTGGCGAGGGAGAGGGGCAGGAACGCGCAGTGGGCGGTGAAGGCCGTCACCGAGAGCGCGTCGATCACCGCGGAAAAGGCGCTGAGCCTCGGGGTCATCGACCTCGTCGCGGAAAACTCCGAGGAGCTCCTCAGAAAGATCGACGGCCGCACGGTCGAGATCGCGGGCGAGAGCCTGAGGCTTGCGACCGCGGGCAGGCAGATCGTGGACATCCCCAAGGACCTGAGGCAGAGGCTGCTCGCCGCCCTGGCCCACCCCAACGTGGCCTACGTTCTGCTCATGCTCGGGTTCTACGGCCTGCTCTTCGAGTTCACCACGCCGGGAGTCGGGTTCCCGGGCATCGCAGGCGCCATCTGCCTCGTGCTCTCGTTCTTCGGGCTGCAGGTCCTCCCCACCAGCTACGCCGGGCTCGCGCTGATCGCGATCGGCGTCGCCATGTTCATCGCCGAAGTGAAGGTGACGAGCTACGGCATGCTCACGCTCGGGGGCCTGGTGTCGCTGCTCGCCGGCTCCCTCATGCTCTTCAAGTCGCCTCACGACTTCATGAGGGTCTCGGTGCCCCTGGCCGCGGCGTTCGGCCTCTCCACGCTCGCGGTCGTCGCCTTCCTCGGGTGGCTGGTGGCCCGGTCCCGCAGGCCCCGAGCCTCGACCGGCACCGAGGGCATGGCGGGCGCTACCGGGCAGGTGCGCTCCTGGAGCGGGGGCAGAGGCAAGGTCTTCGTCCACGGCGAGATATGGGAGGCCACGGGGCCGATAAGACTTGCACCGGGCGACTCCGTGCTGGTAGTTAGGGCCGACGGCATGGCGCTCGAAGTCAAGGCGTCCGAAAAACCGACAACAAAGGAGGAGCGATGA
- a CDS encoding LD-carboxypeptidase, with translation MRPIKPFKLVPGDRIGIVAPASSFMKRGLTLGIDKLRWWGFDPIVPEKVLEHARRPSDRERTRRYREKAEQIVQMFSDPSISAIFCAEAGYGSIAILPFLEEVDLSRHPKIFVGFSDITLLLLYFHMRYGWVTFHGPTVAQELYKGMPPTTEIALQEAITSDGRPGDIYGRDLEVIVPGEARGRIIGGNLSRMLMTLGTGFEIDTRDRILFIEEVDEGHIEIDGNLNHLKLAGKLERIRGVVFSEMVGCMGGDRRALLRYLRRFFSGAQYPVLQGLPLGHGIENITIPIGVKARISSAPPRLLIEEGGVR, from the coding sequence ATGCGGCCTATAAAACCGTTCAAACTCGTTCCGGGCGACAGGATAGGGATAGTCGCGCCCGCCTCCTCGTTCATGAAGAGAGGCCTCACGCTAGGCATCGACAAGCTCAGGTGGTGGGGCTTCGACCCGATCGTGCCCGAGAAGGTGCTCGAGCACGCGCGCAGGCCCTCGGACAGGGAGCGGACGCGCCGCTACCGCGAGAAGGCGGAGCAGATCGTGCAGATGTTCAGCGATCCCTCCATCAGCGCGATCTTCTGCGCCGAGGCGGGCTACGGATCCATCGCCATCCTGCCGTTTCTGGAGGAGGTGGACCTCTCCCGTCACCCCAAGATATTCGTGGGTTTCTCCGACATCACCCTCCTCCTTTTGTACTTCCACATGCGCTACGGGTGGGTCACGTTCCACGGCCCGACCGTGGCGCAGGAGCTCTACAAGGGGATGCCGCCGACCACCGAGATCGCGCTCCAGGAGGCGATCACGAGCGACGGGAGGCCGGGCGACATCTACGGCCGCGACCTCGAGGTGATAGTGCCGGGCGAGGCCAGGGGCCGCATCATCGGCGGCAACCTCTCCAGGATGCTCATGACCCTGGGCACCGGCTTCGAGATAGACACCAGGGACAGGATCCTCTTCATCGAGGAGGTGGACGAGGGGCACATAGAGATAGACGGCAACCTGAATCACCTCAAGCTCGCCGGAAAGCTCGAACGCATAAGGGGCGTGGTCTTCTCCGAGATGGTGGGTTGCATGGGGGGCGACCGCAGGGCCCTGCTTCGGTACCTGAGGAGGTTCTTCAGCGGGGCGCAGTACCCGGTGCTGCAGGGGCTGCCCCTGGGCCACGGGATAGAGAACATCACGATCCCGATCGGCGTCAAGGCGAGGATATCGTCAGCCCCCCCAAGGCTCTTGATCGAGGAGGGGGGAGTGCGCTAA
- the trkA gene encoding Trk system potassium transporter TrkA, giving the protein MSVLIIGGGEIGRFIAEKLIEHEREVIIIEKDERVVDELEESIDAKIIVGNGASPRLLAEAGVAGAEMVLAVTNSDEVNLLAVALAGIQAPQARRIARIRNPEFELEEGLLQGKFNVNLLINPDREAAHAILKILDLPGSVEIMDFFDARIKLVGAMARRQSELINRPLREIKQFGEGGPCVIAAIVRNNQVLIPMGDSRIMPGDTVYFAAESDRVEESMELLGHKGERTGSIMIYGGGFIGMYLAASLEKQGVAVKIVEPDPRLCSALSRKLNKSMILNTSATDQDFLEEENIEDMDAFAAVTKDDEDNILSALLAKKKGCGISIALSHNRGYQRLIGALGIDVAVNPRQLAGNTILHFIRKGKVLHASSLMDEAEFIEAEAMPTSGIVNRPIKELKLPKGVVILSVQRGGAMMVPHGETVIEPKDRVLLIARTDAIAKIEKLLMVGMDYF; this is encoded by the coding sequence GTGAGCGTACTCATAATAGGCGGCGGCGAGATCGGCCGCTTCATAGCGGAGAAGCTGATCGAGCACGAACGCGAGGTGATAATAATCGAGAAGGACGAGCGCGTGGTCGACGAACTCGAGGAGAGCATCGACGCCAAGATCATCGTGGGCAACGGCGCATCACCCAGGCTCCTCGCCGAGGCGGGCGTCGCCGGCGCGGAGATGGTGCTCGCGGTCACCAACAGCGACGAGGTGAACCTGCTGGCTGTGGCGCTCGCCGGCATCCAGGCCCCGCAGGCCAGGCGCATCGCTCGAATCCGGAATCCCGAGTTCGAGCTGGAGGAGGGCCTTCTCCAGGGCAAGTTCAACGTGAACCTGCTCATCAACCCGGACAGGGAGGCTGCCCACGCGATCCTCAAGATCCTCGACCTCCCCGGCTCCGTGGAGATCATGGATTTCTTCGACGCAAGGATCAAGCTGGTCGGCGCCATGGCCCGCAGGCAGAGTGAGCTCATCAACCGCCCCCTGCGCGAGATCAAGCAATTCGGGGAGGGCGGGCCCTGCGTGATCGCGGCGATCGTGCGCAACAACCAGGTCCTCATCCCCATGGGCGACAGCCGCATCATGCCGGGCGACACGGTCTATTTCGCGGCCGAGTCCGACAGGGTCGAGGAGTCAATGGAGCTGCTCGGCCACAAGGGTGAACGCACGGGATCCATCATGATCTACGGCGGAGGATTCATAGGCATGTACCTGGCCGCATCCCTGGAAAAACAGGGGGTCGCGGTCAAGATTGTGGAGCCGGACCCGCGGCTCTGCTCCGCGCTCTCGCGCAAGCTCAACAAGTCGATGATCCTCAACACCAGCGCCACGGACCAGGACTTCCTCGAGGAGGAGAACATAGAGGACATGGACGCCTTCGCCGCCGTGACCAAGGACGACGAGGACAACATACTGTCGGCGCTGCTGGCAAAGAAGAAGGGCTGCGGCATATCGATCGCGCTGTCGCACAACCGAGGGTACCAGAGGCTCATCGGCGCGCTCGGCATAGACGTGGCGGTGAACCCGAGGCAGCTCGCCGGAAACACGATCCTGCACTTCATAAGGAAGGGCAAGGTCCTGCACGCCTCGTCCCTCATGGACGAGGCGGAGTTCATCGAGGCGGAGGCGATGCCCACCTCCGGCATCGTCAACAGGCCGATCAAGGAGCTCAAGCTCCCCAAGGGCGTGGTGATACTGTCCGTGCAGAGGGGCGGGGCGATGATGGTGCCGCACGGCGAGACGGTGATAGAGCCGAAAGACCGGGTCCTTTTGATCGCGCGCACCGACGCGATCGCGAAGATCGAGAAGCTCCTGATGGTCGGGATGGACTACTTCTAG